A genome region from Lucilia cuprina isolate Lc7/37 chromosome 3, ASM2204524v1, whole genome shotgun sequence includes the following:
- the LOC111691128 gene encoding dolichyl-diphosphooligosaccharide--protein glycosyltransferase 48 kDa subunit produces MWKYLLLIFALANYSQAVLQSDADTLVLLDNLAIRETHSMFFKSLQERGFKLTYKLADDANLLLSRYGEYLYKNLIIFAPSVEEFGGELSVEKLAQFVDDGGNVLVAGSEQSGDALREFASECGFEIDEEGASVLDHLHYDISDKGDHTTILTAARNLINSPTIVGDSRKPGSKPLLYRGTGLLADKENSLVLQLLTAESTAYSYNPDQAIKDYPHAVGKNTLLIAALQARNNARVVFSGSLHFFSDEAFTNPITYAQTGEHFDHSGNRDAASAISKWVFGETGRLRVAEVKHHKEGETQPPEQAYTITEPVVYSITIEELVQDKWQPFNANDVQLEFVRIDPFVRTTLKHVSGGRFEAKFKIPDVYGVYQFKVNYDRIGYTQLYSTTQVSVRPLEHTQYERFIPSAFPYYSSAFSMMVGVFIFSLVFLHFKEETPGSAAVKKGDSKKTQ; encoded by the exons atgtggaaatatttattattaatatttgctTTGGCAAATTATAGCCAAGCTGTATTGCAAAGTGATGCTGATACTTTGGTTTTGTTGGATAATTTGGCCATTCGCGAAACTCACTCTATGTTCTTTAAATCTTTGCAGG AGCGTGGCTTTAAATTGACCTACAAATTAGCGGATGATGCCAATCTACTCTTGTCGCGCTACGGTgaatatctatataaaaatttaataatttttgcccCAAGTGTCGAAGAATTTGGTGGAGAATTAAGTGTCGAGAAATTGGCACAATTTGTGGATGATGGTGGCAATGTCTTAGTGGCTGGCAGTGAACAATCTGGTGATGCCTTGAGAGAATTTGCCTCTGAATGTGGTTTTGAAATTGATGAAGAAGGTGCTTCGGTATTAGATCACTTACACTACGATATCTCTGATAAGGGTGATCATACCACCATTTTAACAGCTGCCCGCAACTTGATTAACTCCCCTACTATTGTAGGTGATAGTCGTAAGCCTGGTAGCAAACCTTTGTTGTACCGTGGTACCGGTTTATTGGCTGACAAAGAAAACTCCTTAGTATTGCAATTGCTGACCGCCGAAAGCACTGCCTATAGTTATAATCCAGATCAGGCCATTAAAGATTATCCTCATGCTGTTGGCAAAAATACCTTGTTGATAGCTGCTCTACAGGCGCGCAACAATGCACGTGTGGTCTTTTCTGGTTCCTTGCATTTCTTTTCCGATGAAGCTTTCACAAATCCTATTACTTATGCTCAAACTGGTGAACATTTTGATCATTCCGGCAATCGTGATGCTGCCTCGGCTATTAGCAAATGGGTATTTGGCGAAACTGGCCGTCTACGTGTAGCTGAAGTTAAACACCACAAGGAAGGAGAAACCCAACCACCAGAGCAAGCCTATACTATCACAGAGCCTGTAGTATACTCGATTACCATTGAAGAATTGGTCCAAGACAAATGGCAACCTTTCAATGCCAACGATGTACAATTGGAATTTGTACGCATTGATCCGTTTGTACGCACCACCCTTAAACATGTATCAGGTGGTCGCTTTGaagctaaatttaaaataccCGATGTCTATGGTGTCTATCAGTTTAAGGTTAATTATGATCGTATTGGTTATACCCAACTTTATAGCACAACACAAGTCTCGGTGCGTCCATTAGAACACACTCAATATGAACGTTTCATACCGAGTGCTTTCCCCTACTACAGTAGCGCCTTCTCCATGATGGTGGGtgtatttattttctctttggTATTTTTACATTTCAAAGAAGAAACTCCTGGTTCGGCAGCTGTTAAGAAGGGTGACAGCAAGAAGACTCAATAA
- the LOC111691137 gene encoding protein CWC15 homolog: MTTAARPTFDPARGGSGKGEKDLSALSKQYSSRDLPGHTRLKYRETGQGTSDELRARDFRKELEEREREVRPNKNLPSIVRKAIEANNSSSTTGGSSSKRAKLDQPAAPVNLDADDPIDNDSSDSDSDSDDEDDTAALLAELNRIKQERLQESQRKEQEKKQEEERIRMENILSGNPLINYAAGSAATAANTKTTDLKVKRRWDDDVVFKNCARTEPEKKSHFINDSLRSEFHKKFMEKYIK, encoded by the exons atgACTACAGCTGCTAGACCCACATTTGATCCTGCTCGAGGTGGTAGTGGTAAAGGAGAGAAAGATTTAAGTGCTTTAAGTAAACAATATTCCAGCAGAGATTTGCCTGGTCACACAAGATTGAAATACAG AGAAACTGGTCAAGGTACCTCCGATGAATTGCGTGCCCGTGATTTCCGTAAAGAATTGGAAGAACGCGAACGTGAGGTCAGACCCAATAAAAATTTACCCTCTATAGTGCGCAAAGCCATAGAAGCCAATAACTCGTCAAGCACAACGGGAGGCTCTAGCAGCAAAAGGGCAAAATTAGATCAACCAGCAGCACCAGTCAATTTAGATGCTGATGATCCGATAGATAATGATTCCTCTGACAGCGATTCCGACTCAGATGATGAAGATGACACTGCTGCCCTATTGGCGGAATTGAATAGAATCAAACAGGAACGTTTGCAAGAGTCACAACGTAAAGAACAGGAAAAGAAACAAGAGGAAGAGCGTATACGTATGGAAAACATATTATCGGGTAATCCTTTGATTAACTATGCTGCTGGCTCCGCGGCCACTGCAGCTAATACAAAGACTACTGATCTAAAGGTTAAACGTCGTTGGGATGATGATGTTGTATTCAAGAATTGTGCTCGCACTGAACCGGAGAagaaatcacattttattaatGATTCTTTGCGTAGCGAATTTCATAAGAAATTTATggagaaatatattaaatag